The genomic DNA GGGTCGAACCGAACCCGCTCGCCATCGACGCGCGCGCCATGTTTGCGAAAGAGTTCCAGCGTTTCAGGGTCGCCGCGAAAATCCATGCCGATCTTGTCCAGAATGCGATCTGCATTTCGCTCGATGATCGCTACGGATTCTTCGTTGATCAGGCTGACCGGCCCGATCTGGCGCATGGTATACGGGGCTGCAATGCTCTGGCGGGCTGTTCGGGCTGCCATCCTCTCGCGTCTGCCGCCTGATCGTCGGGACGTAATCTGAGCCATGTCGGCCCTCCCTTATGGTCTTGTTCAGGTCAAGACATCGCAAGGAATAGCCCGCAGGCACAGCGAAACTCGCTGCCATTACAAATATTAATAATGTGAATTAGACGAAATATATTATGTCGTCGGCCACGTCCGGCATCAAACGTTCAAAGCTTTGCCGCAGGAGATGTCCGCTCTCTTTTGCGATGCTGGCGGGGATATCGTCCAATTGACCTGTGCGTGAAATTGCAACGACCGACCGTTTAAACCCTGCAAATGGCAATGGCTCAATCCGCAAGTTCATGCCCTCGGCCACAGCGTCGATCAGTAGGGTCGGAGTGAGGATGGCAAAGCATTTCCCCGTCGCCACACCCGCCACGACCATTGACGCGCGGTCTGCTTCCATCAGGCGCGGTAGATCCAGACGGCACCTCTGAAGATGTTGATCTGTACGGCGCCCGACCGGCGCATCGGAGCCGAACCGAACCAATGAAAGCCGCTTGGAAACTTCGACGATATCATCGGCGGGCCCATCGTAACTCTTTGGTAAAACTAGGTAAAAAGGTTCTTCAATGATGGGGATGCAGTCATAATCTGTCACGTCAAACTGCGGGTCAGAGGTGATTGCGATATCAACGTTCCGGGCGTTCAAGGCAATCTGGTGATCGGTTGATATACCTGCGGAAAGGCTGAGTTCAGGAATTTTCAT from Roseovarius pelagicus includes the following:
- a CDS encoding LysR family transcriptional regulator, giving the protein MKRKQSEKDVNLIRAFEVFMAVSDSRHVTAAAASLGMTQSAVSQQLKKLEWALHAPLFNRTQRPIELTHSGDVLRRRALRILNEVEELRAELRHIQSSSIPILRIALLASVATTLTPGLLDVVRKDMKIPELSLSAGISTDHQIALNARNVDIAITSDPQFDVTDYDCIPIIEEPFYLVLPKSYDGPADDIVEVSKRLSLVRFGSDAPVGRRTDQHLQRCRLDLPRLMEADRASMVVAGVATGKCFAILTPTLLIDAVAEGMNLRIEPLPFAGFKRSVVAISRTGQLDDIPASIAKESGHLLRQSFERLMPDVADDIIYFV